Proteins found in one Populus alba chromosome 14, ASM523922v2, whole genome shotgun sequence genomic segment:
- the LOC118034138 gene encoding calcium uniporter protein 4, mitochondrial codes for MASRKLFSKGTITSGCRVPSPAATLDHSSSPVKALTTPKNNAPSKTNRHKEPLTGDSVDKGFFRRFLHRRAVNQLPEFISIPIGEKLREKLKGYNISSDRLHLDGLTPPEQVAGEANTFGISVENAKKILRVSLMEKLKTRLREIPKVSIMYSEFVKVCVDECGNEDQGVEFARLIDQSGNVIVLGNIVYLRPEQVAKSMEHMISQTMAAPNDPRRKQLEHMEKLKAIIDKKARTQVRGELYCGLGFIMIQTLGFMRLTFWELNWDVMEPICFFVTSLHFAIAYGFFLRTSTEPSFEGYFQRRFKTKQKKLMVLHGFDVQKYNQLRRVFHAN; via the exons ATGGCTTCTCGAAAATTATTTTCGAAGGGTACCATCACCAGCGGTTGTCGAGTTCCATCACCTGCAGCAACTCTCGACCACTCATCATCACCGGTTAAAGCCCTTACAACGCCAAAAAATAATGCCCCATCAAAAACCAACCGACACAAAGAGCCTCTCACCGGAGATTCAGTCGATAAAGGATTTTTCCGGCGATTCCTTCACCGTAGAGCTGTTAACCAGTTACCAGAGTTCATCTCCATTCCGATTGGAGAGAAGTTAAGAGAAAAGCTCAAAGGGTACAACATTTCCAGTGACCGGCTCCACCTTGATGGTCTGACCCCACCGGAACAGGTCGCCGGAGAGGCGAATACTTTCGGAATTTCTGTTGAGAATGCGAAGAAGATCCTAAGGGTTTCTCTGATGGAGAAGTTGAAGACGAGACTTAGAGAGATCCCAAAAGTATCGATCATGTATTCGGAGTTTGTTAAAGTCTGTGTTGATGAGTGCGGAAATGAAGATCAAGGTGTTGAGTTTGCAAGGTTGATTGACCAGTCTGGAAACGTCATCGTTTTAGGGAACATTGTGTATCTCAGGCCTGAGCAG GTGGCGAAATCAATGGAGCACATGATATCACAGACTATGGCCGCTCCGAATGATCCAAGAAGAAAACAGCTTGAGCATATGGAGAAACTAAAGgcaataattgataaaaaggCTAGAACACAGGTACGAGGAGAGCTTTATTGTGGGCTGGGCTTTATAATGATCCAGACACTTGGGTTCATGAGGCTCACCTTCTGGGAACTTAACTGGGATGTCATGGAGCCGATATGCTTCTTCGTGACCTCCCTTCACTTTGCAATAGCCTATGGTTTCTTCCTTAGAACATCCACCGAACCTTCTTTTGAAGGGTACTTCCAGCGCCGATTCAAGACCAAACAAAAGAAACTCATGGTGCTTCATGGCTTTGATGTCCAAAAATATAACCAACTTCGCAGAGTTTTTCATGCTAATTAA